The region CTTTATACTAGCATATGTACAGTCTATTAAGTCTATTTACACTGAAGTACATTACCACACCATCATTGGATGCCATACTCACGCGTACATGTAGCACATGGGTCCCTTGACTGTGCTCATGAGGTCTGCAATCTTCACCGGCGGGCTTGCAGCATATCCGAGATCCACAACATCCTCAAGCGTCGTGTTGGCGGAAGGAGGGTTGTTGAGGAAAGTCTGAGTGCCAGAAATACCCGCGCCGCTGGTACGCGTCTTGGTGTCCAAAGCCTGCCAGATCCACCAGGTGCGGTCAATCATGCCGTGGTGCAGGTAGAAGAGAGGGTCGCCGGGAGAGACGAAGAAATCGCGGCCTGGGTCACCGCCCATGGCGTAGTGACCACCACCGTGGACACCGAGGTCTTGGGTTCCCGGCCAGCCCTGCATGGTCATCTCAAAGTTCCAGATATCCTTGTTGTCGATGATCAGGCTGGCGACGAGGGGTGATGTCGCCCACTTTCGGATTGTGTAGTCGGTCAAGTCGCGCTTCAGGCACCTTGGGTTGTATCCTAGGCCGTCACCATTGGCGATTGTGGTTCCGTTGGCCAAGTTCAGGGAAGCTGGGCCGAGGTTCACCTCTATTGGATCTAGATCAGTACTCATCTGAAAGGAGTGGGATGGGTCGACTTACTCATGTTCTTGAATGGGCCGCTCTTGATGCAACCACCACCGGTACCGTGGGGAATGCGAATCTCTGGTGGTCCTGTATTGATGATGACAACATCTCCTTGACCTGCAACCGCCTCTCCATTGCCAGACATGGAGTAAGCTGAGCCGTCGAGCATGGACGAGTTCTCAAGGCCAGTGACAGCAGTCTTGGCCCAGTCCCAGTATGGCTGGTAGCCCTTGTAGCCGCACTCGTTGCGCAGCGCCTGCTCGTATTGCCAGGTAAAGTAGCGGTGCCATGCCAGGAAGTTACCCGTGTAGTGAATGTTCAGGGTCGAGATGATATGGTTGCCAACAAAGTCATCGAACCGTGACTTAGCTCCAGGCATAACGGAAGCAGGGGTCTTGGCCGGTTTTGACTGAAGGCAGAGCACAGCATCGGTGTAAGCTTTTCGTTCGGTCTTGGAAAGAGCGCTCCATTCTCGGCGTACGGCGATATTGTTCTTGTTGCAAGTGCCACGCTTCTTGGAGTTGGCCTTCAGCTCAGCTTCGGCTTGCTGTTGCGCATACGCGACTAGTTTTTCGATTTGCCCACTTGCAGTTGAGGCGTCGCTCGAGGCTTCCGTTGGTAGCGCCGAAGGTTCTAGTGTTGAATCCTGGGGGGCTGGTAGCGCGTTTGACAAAGTCCCAGCAAGGAGTGCCAACGCTAGAGGAGAACTGAAACGCATTATGTCTTGGGAGTACAGAAGCAGTTGTGTAGTAGCGACTGGAGAAGGAAGTAATGCTGAAGACTGTATGGAAGAGAAAAGCAAAGATATGCTGCATACATATATCCGTGTGAGATTATCCTCCTTCAGAGGTAAATGGGTCTTTCATGCCTCACTGCCGAGTATTGTGGCTGCAATTTACCGAAAATTCTGTACGCCCTGCTGGAATGGTGTTGACGGCCGCAGCTAGACTCGCTACCTAAATCCCGACATCGAATCACTTAGCAGGTCTGATAAAGCGAGGCCACGTGTGGAGCCAACGTGGAAAGACTGCCTGGCGCATGGGATTCCATAGAGCCCCGAGTGTTCTGCAGTCCCTTGTCTGAATTATCATGAGGAGTGGCGGACTAAACCTCAAGTGAACTTTGCCCGTAAGTGGGAGTTGATGCAAGCAGCCAGCAGCTCTCGCTGAATGAGAGCTGAGCATGTCGCCTCGCCGACCCTTACTGCCCCGCTGCCGTCAGCTTCTGACTAGCTAGACAGGCAGAACCCGAGATCTGGAGTCTCCGGGCCTTGGGAACGAACGCTTTTCGAGTCATGTTGAAGAAGATCTATCTTGTTTCCTTGTGCCGCGGTGCTTTGCCAGTCAGCTACATCTCGTGAAAAGGAGTCTTCGTGCCGTGAACGCCTCAATATCGGGTCTTTCTAAACCTGCAGGATGTGCCGCGGTCCAGACACGTGCAAGAGGCGTAGAAGGATGGGAGGTTTTTCACAGCCCCCAAACGCCTCCATCTAGAAGGAGATCCCGAAAGCATATCAATCCTTCCATGACTACACATGCCACTTTGGGTTTGGCTTCTCTTGGATATCGTGCGTGTTGAGTGTCGGGAGGAGGACGACTGAATTAGTGGCGCATCATGCGATGCCGCTATGCCCGTTCAGTAGCGGGGTCCGTTCCGGATCAGCCGTTTCCCCGTCCCGTCTTCTTTCCCCGCTGGCGCTTCCGCGGTATCGTCTTTTGCGCCATCATCAGATAACCTCCATTACTCGCTGTGCGATTAGTATTTGCAAGCCACGCCGATGGGCCACTTGATCTGGCCTTCAGTGGTTACGGCTCACGTTCCGCGTGCGACTTTTACCAAATGGCGTAAACTCGGCACGTCGCTACCAATCTCCCGGTCGATATTAGGCGGTATCACAATAGCCTGAGGATGGCACCATGGTACCCCCCACGGTACCATTTTCGTCCCGCCTGGAATCAATTTTCTCGGGCATATGGACCTCAGCAATTGGGAAACCGCATACATATCGGTTCACCTTCTCTTCATGGTCAGGCTGCGAAATGTATTCCATAATAGCCAAAATCCTCACTGCGCTCACTACCCAGCCCGCGAATTGCCAAGTTCCATCTTTCTCTGAATGGAAGCCATTCGTGACGATATACGGAAAGCCTGCATTGAACGGTATGATATGCAGACTATCACATGCACTCTAACGGTGTTTGGCGTAAACTACGCATAGCATATGGTAGCAGCCGTCTCGGGTCTACTCTTGTCTTGGCGAGCGTTCACAACAACTTGGTCATCGGGCGACCTCGGCGTCACCTAATGAGATGGCAAGATCAAAGTATGCTTTTCATTTCATCTCTAGAGTCAAGGGCAGCGATCTAGGGGCCGGAATAAGAAGACTCAAGTGTGCGCATAATGTCTCTTTCATGCGTCACTCGCCTCTCTTTAAACACTTACGCGCTACTATTACTACACAATCCATGTGTAAGAGAAACTGCTTTGTATCAGGTTACTTGTGGGCCCAAATACGCCCCCCACGTGCGTCCGGCGTCCGGCTGTCATGCTTTGACAAGTCCTTCGGTTTGAATACTTTGTGTAGTTCCCATGCTTCCGGTTAATGAGGCACGTCCCGAATCCTCTCCGTTCGGACCTGCCACTCACGCATGACGGATGCGTCGCTTAAGCCGGTATTGATGTTCTTCACGGTTAGACAGTTACAGATAAGGTTGGCTACCGAGAACTATATGCCCTGAGCCATGTGGTGGCGGGCTTCCATCACTTGTAGAGCAGTTTCTGGGCGCTGAAGGCGTCTCTATGGTAGCGCCCCTGATGTGTTACTTGAGTTTCGGCAGTCGGCAGGTGGTATGCAGGCATCTCGCTGCTATCTTATGAAGCCAGCGTAGTCCCAAATGTACAACACTCTACCCGGTCACTTCCAACAGCATGCATTCTCTGGCCTCCCGTGTGGACGCACCAATGCGTCCGTACGAGAATCAGGGCCCCACCATCCTCGCATCAACGCTAATTGTCACCATCGTGGCCGTGCTCACTACCATTGCGCGATTTCATGTCAGGGCCAACATGATCAGAGCCATGGGCTGGGATGTGAGCGCTCCTGGGATGATCTGAGAGATACCCATTGACATTCACTGCCTAGGACTATGTAATGTTATGGACGGTCGTACTGGTAAGATCCAAATATCTATCTTCCTTGCAGCGCTGACGAACAAGCAGTGCATCGTGGGTCAATGCATCGTAATAATGCAAGTCGTGTACGGGGCCGGAAGACATATCGAGCACATTAAACCACACGATTTCTCGAATGGCTTGAAGCTGAACTTCGTATCACAACCGGTCTACCTCCTCGCCATTTGCTCTGTCAAGCTCTCGGTGGGCTTGTTTCTCCTGAGAATTGCAGTCAAAGCGATATATCGACGCGTGATCATCGGTATCATGGGTAGGCTGTCACTTGAATATGGGAAACATTATGCTGACAACTCATAGTTTTCATGACAATCTACACAATCGGCAGCGTTTTGACTATCCTCTTGCAATGCACAAATATCCGATTGATGTGGGATCAGACAGCAGCTGGCACATGCTGGACCGTGAAGCAGATTAAGATGCTGGGCTATCTGAACATCTGCCTGAATATCAGCACTGACATTGCCTTTTCAGTCGGCATACCTGCAAGTCTCATGGAACACTCCATCGAAAACACCACTAACACTCATTCATAGATTCCCATGCTCTGGGGAGTACAGATGAACCGCCGTCACAAAGCTTCTCTTATCTGCATCCTCGGTCTCGGAACCTTTGCGACAGCCGCCGCGTTAGTCAAGCTCTCATACTTACCCACCTATGGCCGCTCGGGCGATCTCATGTGGGACTCTCGCAACCTCACCATGTGGACCGTCACCGAGTGCAATGTAGGCATCATCGCCGGCAACCTACCTTGTCTCAAGCCTCTCTTCCGATCAATCCTCGTGTCTACCTACGGAAGCGGCTCGCGTAAGAACACACAACCAAAGTACTTTTCGAACCCATATGCATCAGGCACAAAACAGCGCTCAGTGGGCAAAAGCTACGGTCCTCTATCCTCAGACAAGGCCGCGGACGGCGAGACCTTGCACTACGGTGATCGCAACGAAGCATACACCCTCACCACTATCGATGCGACTCGGGGTCATGGAGTTGAGGCCACGAATAGGAGCGCCTCGTTTGAGCTAAGCTCACCAGGCCGAGCCAGAAGTAGCAACGAAAGCATCGCCAGGTTGAACACAAAGGCCCATGCACCCGGTACCATAGGCAACATCACCGTGACAACAAAGGTCGACGTGACGGAATCCCTACATTCAATCAAAAGCTTCGAAAACGCAAGGATGCATGATCAGCCCCAAGCAAAGGAGATGGTGTGAAGAAGCTGTAAGGGGGTGTGGCTTACCAGTCTGGTTGGGGGGCAGACATCATATAATGGATTGGGAAAAAACCAAGAACACCAATGGTAATGAGAAGGACAAGCAAGCGAACGTAATGAGGAGTTTTGATACCAAACATGCAGCACTTTTGTATTTGTAGATATTAATAGAAGGAGATGAACATGTACAGACGACAACCACCACATGACATGGGTTGAAAGGAACGCTGGCTTTCGCTTATCACTTCCTTCCTGTAGATCCGAACGCGGGATGTTCCTCTCCCGGGCACGCGGGTGTGCATGGAAGATCTTTCCTTTCCTTTGGCTTTTGCTTCTTCAGCAAGTATTTGCTTTTTCGTTACCTAACCTTTGGTAAAAAAATGGGTTGCTAGCGATACATCCACCCACTCCAGGGTCTCCTTCCAGTATAGCGTTTTTCCCATCGATGGGTGAGAGGTCCATATCGTTCTCGCCCTCCTGGGCGTGTTGGCGTGTTGGGCGCGCAGACTTTCAGCTCGTGGGTGTAGATCGTATTTACTGGGGGGGGGGTTTGCTTTTTGTTGGGACCTGcgcggcggcggcggcgctTTTTTCTTTCTTGGGCTTTTCAGCTCTGCTGCTGCGGTTCCGGGGTTACACGGCGGGAACAAAAAGCTTAGCTGGGTGGATGGTTTGGGGGGATTTTGGCTGGCTGGTTGGCTGGCGTGCTCAGCCTCCCCGCCGACCCCAATAGTTTCGATGGCTCATCCTTTTTTCTTTCTGACGACTTGTCGGTTTAGTGGTGCTGTAGTGCGGGTTCCGTTCGATTTTCCTCTGGTGGCGGGGTTTGATGCTTCGGATGTGGCAGTGATGGATTTGGCGTTATCGTTTTTACATCTGTGTACGGCTTCCGGCTCACGCACATGGAATGCGACGTCGACGTCATGGTTATCGATTGTTTTCTTTGGTTGTTCCGCCGTGATCTAGTGGTTTCCACATACCAGATAGTACTCTCATGCACCAGAATCAGTGATTGAAAGCGCAAAGTATGAGTAATGTAATGTTTATTTGATAATAGAGAATAAAAGTTAAGGTTATCTTTGACAAAGGAAAATGGTATCTAAGTAGGTCGTGATGTAGTATGCCAGCTCGAAATAGCAAGCGGCAGTTTGGTGTTGAAAACAGAAAGTGTAATTTACACTTGGTACTCCCCCAAGGACTCCTTCAAGGCTCTCATTTCAAGCTCTTCTGTCTCTCCTTTTTAGTCTGTGCCTTTCTTGTGTAGTGGGGCAAGGCTTAGGGCTCTTAGAGGCCATGCAAGCGCGATGGTCCTCTCAAAATCGCGATGGTGTTGCTGATCCTCTTCCAAAGATCTGCAGCCGATAGTTCGCAGTCTTCATTGTGGTGTAGTGCTCGATTCGATCTCTTTTGTTGCCTTGTTGGTCAGCGCCCCGCGGCTCGTGTTGGAGCCGAGGGCTTGCTGCGGTTTCCCATTCCAGGGTGATCATGTCGACAGGGGTGCTGCAAGTAGGCTGTTGAGCTTCGTGCAGCTAAGTCGGACCGAGCGTACATCTTCTTTTTGTAGATGAGACGCAACGGTTTCTAGGATACCGATCGGCAGCAACAGCAACTTGGACTCGACACTCTCTTCTtccgcctctgcctctgcctctgcctctgctTCTTTGGCCCAAACATCACCTGACACCGCGTCATTGACTTTGTAAGGCAGACTTGCAGTACTTCCACATTCAGGCGCCTTTTGCATGCACCACGTCTCACGCCAGCGAGCGGAATTCGCTAGTCGTTCTTCGTGTGCGGCATTGTCTTCCTCGTCTGGTTGCTCCACAATGACGTGAATCTTGTTCTCATCATCTTCCGAATCAGTCGAGTATTCGGATCCAGAGGCTGAAAGCTTCTGGAATCGGTGCAACTCTGCGTCCATGGGCCGGTCGAGCCAGTCGTCAATCTGCTCGTCGGACATTTCACTCTTTGCGCTCTTGAGCGAGCTCGCAGAGTCCAGGGGAGGCGTCTGTGGCGGGGAGATGGGGAGACTTCGCTGGACCATTGATTCGTATGTGGCTTGTTTCCGGTTCACGTAGCTTTGCATGCCTTTGATGTACTCGTGGCTGCTTTTCCGGTCCTTTGGCGAGAGATACTGGTGAATTGGAAAGGAGCTACCGTCGGCTGGTGAAAGTGGTGGGGACAGGAAGCCGCTGGACATGGGGCTTTCACTCTCCGAATCGGTGCTTTGGAAGTATTCGCGTTCTGAGCCCGAAGTCGATGTAAGCGATACGGTCGACATTGTGCGCATACGTTCCATGGAAGGTCCATGGTGTTTGGTTGATAATGTCGGTTCCTCCACCTTCAACGATCGCATGTGAGAAATGAGCTGTTCATGGGTTTCGTTGAGCCTCTGGAGGAAAGACCTCTTGGGCCTCACGACATGGGGCCGGAGGTCATCGTATGGTAGGCCGATGGTAGTCGTCATGTTGAAAAAGTCAAGGTTGCGTGCTATGAGGTGATGGAGAAGTTTGGGTGCAGGTCGCGGTGTTGATTATTGTTCAAGGGGGCATGTTGGTCGTTATAGGGGTCACATTAACTTTCTTTTTgtttttgttgttgtttgtGGTGGGCGAAAAGGGTACAAATAGAATTGAAACTGGGAAACCTTCGCTACGGCTCCCCCGGCTCCACTAGGAGCTGCAAAAGTAAGGCGGGGCAATCTTAAAGACGCCAGAAAACCAGAAAAACGGTTGATCCATGCAGTGCCATGCAGTACCACGCAGTCGATACCCCAGCAGCTGACCGGAAGGCCGCCGGTTCGCTGCCCATTGGCTCGATAGCTGTTTGAGTCGTCCGGTTCCACAGGGCGACGGGCATTATTTTGTTTCGGACTTTATGCCGGCCACCTCAACCTCGCTCAACCTCGTTTGGGGGCAGGGGTTCGTCATTTTACGCTGACATAACACATACACGCACACTGGACGAGAATGCTTCGTCCGGATTACTGCTTCTCAAACCCCAGTTTCGCGATGCACAAGATGCGTTAGCGATATTAGTTTTATGCACTATTAAACTTTTCACAATGTCACAGCAACGATGACACAACTGCGACATACCCAGGGATAACAAGCTTCGTCGCAGGCCGACTCCTCAGTGACGAGTGTCG is a window of Pyrenophora tritici-repentis strain M4 chromosome 2, whole genome shotgun sequence DNA encoding:
- a CDS encoding tyrosinase central domain protein, which gives rise to MRFSSPLALALLAGTLSNALPAPQDSTLEPSALPTEASSDASTASGQIEKLVAYAQQQAEAELKANSKKRGTCNKNNIAVRREWSALSKTERKAYTDAVLCLQSKPAKTPASVMPGAKSRFDDFVGNHIISTLNIHYTGNFLAWHRYFTWQYEQALRNECGYKGYQPYWDWAKTAVTGLENSSMLDGSAYSMSGNGEAVAGQGDVVIINTGPPEIRIPHGTGGGCIKSGPFKNMKVNLGPASLNLANGTTIANGDGLGYNPRCLKRDLTDYTIRKWATSPLVASLIIDNKDIWNFEMTMQGWPGTQDLGVHGGGHYAMGGDPGRDFFVSPGDPLFYLHHGMIDRTWWIWQALDTKTRTSGAGISGTQTFLNNPPSANTTLEDVVDLGYAASPPVKIADLMSTVKGPMCYMYA